The DNA sequence ATTCTGTAGGAGTCTATGACCCTGAAGTTATTGGAGTTGTAACTTGAGTTttaatcagaggcggatccagcaagttggcaaagTTGGTTGCCCTCCATTTAAGCCTGTGTTAGTTAATTtattcttatcggagcacctggcccctctgagaatcgatacatgtctacaggtttaaacggagagaaatcaatgttgccaacttgctggatcccTCAATGGTTTTAAGGCTAACTTTTTTGCAAAGTTTACAGCCTTGTCTCCATTTGACGTTTTCTTGAGATTTGTTCCAGGGTCAAATTGTAGGAATGTAACTTTTGGGATTTTTCAtaaattctcatatttttatctTTCTCCTTTGATTTTTCAGGCTTGAACtgaatctttaaattttttgggagcAATATGTCTCGCTTTCGTGATACAGGAAATCCAGACTGTAAAATCTATGTTGGAGATCTCGGTGAGTATTTCATTAATTACTTTTCCCGAGCATCACTCTTCATTTTTTCGCCTGAAACTAAAATTATGGTTTACATAGTAAATGAGACTTGAATGGTACGTTGCTCAGAATTTCTGATACATCATGCTTCGGGAGGGAAAACTGTGTTGATTCATCCATTATCAAGTGTGTAGAAAAGCAAACAAGGGACATACATTTTCCCACTTCAGATCGGTAATTTCTTGCCTGAGCCATCATATTAGAATTGAGTGGACTGAGCAGTTGGTGAAAGGTGATGAAACCTtaataaatcaaaaaaaaaaaaaaaactaagtctAACTGTCTATCAGTGGTTGTAGAGGAGTTGGATGGACATGTGCTTTTCACACCCATGTTTGAATGCTTCAAGTGTGGTGTGAGATTCATGAAAATCAGTCAAATCAATTCTCTGCTAACATTTTAAGCCACACATACAAGTCGATTGTTTCGATTGTGGATCTCAGAGTGTaccctcttttatttttttgcagcctccTCAACTTCTAAGCAAGATCTAGAAGATGCATTCGCATACTACGGGCCGATCCGGAATGTGTGGGTTGCAAGAAACCCCCCTGGTTTTGCTTTTATTGAATTCGATGATGCTAGAGACGCAGAGGATGCCGTTCGCGGCGCTGATGGAAGGTAGTTGCTTGATTATATCTTTTGATCATATGTTCTGTTTGTCAAGAGCGGCTGATTAAGTTTATTCAAGAAGAAGAGAGTAAGCCTGTGGATGtttcaatgctttttttttaaatagcaaAGTATTTCGATATTCCTGTACTTTAGTTCTGCAAAATGGTtactttttgtgatttttctatCCATTCTATTTGAAGGTGATATTTGGTCGGTGGCATCTTTTGTATTGGAATATTCCcatcaataattaaaatttaaggggAGCTCATAGGCAAATCGTCTAAGCTGGATAGCTAAGAGTAATGTTTACAAAGCATCATAAGTATTCATTTGGCCTCAAATAATTTGCAGGTTCACCCCTCTTtcataagaaaaatattctacaAATTGAAAAGCCCCCTAGATTGCTACATTTGCATGCAACTTTGGCAGTGTGAGAAAAGTTCACAATATCATAAAAGCATCCTGTAAAATTTTCCACTATGTACCCTTTCTTTTATACTAAGTGTGAAAAATTTATATCCAAAGATTccctattaaaaataaattatttgacAAGGAGAATCAATACAGGATCTTGCTATTTCTTTCCCATGttagaaattttatgaaatgattAATTGGACAtgttcatgctaaaaggaactatgtcacatgcaatccctatgcacacagttccttttagcataaatacgtccaatttgagcAAAGAATGActtaaaattctccaaaaacctGAAACAAAATCAATTGCCAAAAATTTTACCCCATctatcattgaaaaataattgcagGCGTTCCGTGAATGGGAGACGTGTAAGGGTAGAAATGTGCAATGCATCGAGAAAAGGAGGTTTTCGCGGGACTCCATCTCGGCGAACTGGACGCCCCTTCCATCCTGAGGATCGTTGCTACGAATGTGGAAAGCGCGGACATTATGCTCGCGACTGCCGTGGCCGTGGAGGGCGTGCAAGGTATGTTGTTTTTTTGCATTCATTTGATTTTTGGTAATAGATATAGTATTTTGTGTTGAACGTATGCACATGTACCATTCCACTTAACTTTTATTTTAACTGAACGATTTAGTCAATTTTAAGGTGAGTTAACTGAAGCACATATAATTTTGAGTGAAAGCACTCTGTTAAAGATTGATCATCAAATTTTCAATGGATCGCTAatcaaggtacgaatttaagcattctaatatgtgtttcatctttaaaatttcatgtagaacacaatTCTCGAAACAAGCGGAAAGATTAAATTCATGCATTGAAAAACAACAATATCTTTGCTATGAGTCATTTGCAATAATTATTGTTGCATGAACctgttctacttgaaattttaatgagataatatatattttaatgcttcaatttgcaccttgtctagtttTCCATTCAAACCTTGGTTTATGTTTTTCTCAAGTTTGGTTTAGTCTGAACTTTatgggcaattttttttattttgtccatTTCTCTGGAGGTcatcaaatttcaaaggaaCTCCTTTACTCGTGATACCCTAAAAATCAAAGTTACTTTCTGTATTGGTATTTATGTTTCTGATCTCAAAGTCGTAGTTCCTCTCTACTGTatatattttctgtttttttatcacattcATAAGTTCAAGATCTGATTTTATTCGTGTGTGATATGTATTCTGATAACTTTGCAGTGGTACAAAGTCATGTGCTCTTCCACAATTTGCATGAAATCCCTCTACTGATATACCAATAATTTACTATAAACctacttaatattatttttacGCACAACCTAAACATTCTGTTTTCTGTTGGCTTAAATTTGACTCTCCTGGTAGTCTGTTTTGATTTAACGGGGGTTTTAGCCTTTCCAGCAACTTTTCCTTTAGTTATTTTACCAACCTGAGAAGATAGAAATGTTAATGCTAAATATCCTTAATGGTTTTGGCAGTATGAAGAAGTAATTATACAACAAGATAGTTCTGTTCACATTCCAGTACATACACAGTAATCATTTCTTTCTTGAAATTCAGAATAACCTCATCATTAAAATGTCAATTACTAGAAACGAAAATAAAACAGTTCACAATACCTGCAGAAGAAAATCAATCAGAACATTACAAACGTgtgaaaagtttttattttttaagtaataTCCTAGCTCTTGTACCAATTTCTATTATAACAATTACGTAAGTATTCTAATGTACAAAAAAAACGAACGAATCAGGTTTTGTGTAGCTTTCAAAGGTAGCTAGGCagctaaaatttcattcaaactcTTACTGAACTGGATGACATTTAGTGTGGGACCTATCGAAAGATTagtttattcttttaatttatcAGAGTTCATTTTGTTTCGGGTCTTCCCAAACCTTTTTTATAAATGTGAAGGCATTGTTGTGAAAGTAAGTACTCGCTGCTTATTTGATGTTGTAGTTTCTCAGATCAGGATATTCACAGAATGGGAAAAGTAGAGATCATGGAAATAAATGAAGTAGAATAAAATGTTTGTCCCTGTTAAGTTTTTCTCGATATGATGAATGTTGGCAGACCATTGGTATGAAAAACCAAATAACTTACATCTCTTAAAATCTTGAAACACCCTGTTCactattttcaatcaaaatttgtaaataaatcAGTGGCTTTAACCCAGAATGCAGTGAATTATGGATCCCTTGTTGCTCGAAGACAACTCAACTGTTTATTCAAAAGACGTTGACCATGATTTCATCAATGTTTTGATAGGCAGTATGGCTGAGAGTGCATAGTTCTTCGATGTGCGCAGTAGACGCGTCAACTTTGGCTGTAGTCAGCGTAGCCTCTACGAGAGCAATCACTTCATTGTTTTCTCACGCCCACTAGTCTGCTTGCCTACAAGATAGATCTTCTAGTCTTGCGCTCGTGCAATTCACACTGCTCCGCCTGAACCGCGCCCTGAACTCAGTCGACAAGTACATCTGCGTTCTCTTGATGATCGTCTGTTTCTTCCACTTAAGTTCTATCAATAATCCAAGCAAAACATGTGCGCTCACCCTTCCCTTCCATCTTTGTCAATATTCTTGTAGCTATGATTATTCGTAGAGTGGTAAATCTAAtagaatctgaaaaatttgaatataccAAGGAatcaaaaatctttaaaaaaaccaaagaacGTTGGAATTGTTGTAAAATACCAATAATTTCCTCTGTCTCTGCTGCACTATCAAAGTTGACAAAATCTGCAGTGACCCGACTTTTAAGAATATGACTTAACATGGAACAAGTACATATCTGACTCTGGCAAAGAATCTAGTTTTCTTAAACAAATTTGGAGAACCTGCGTGGAAAGCATGTTCTAGGTTCATCTAGGAACGAGCCCTTAAGAATGGGTGTAAAATCAGTCATCAAGaaaattcacacaattttgaaaccatgatTGTAAGGACCactttttgcaataaggaactactattttggTTCATCGTAGAAGCAACATGTGTGCTATTCATTTTACCCtgtagataggtgcttttatgaatgagccagaaatagtagttcctaattaaaAAATGTAGGCAATGTGTGCCTGGTATTTGACcactaggaataaactcttcaGGCATTTTTTAGAAACAAGATGTCTGCTTTTGCTGTCCCTGTCTAAACAGATGCATTTATATGTGCGTCCCTGTTCTTAGTTTCCTTGTATTACGTACTAACTGGAAGATTCAGCTGTCAATATGTTATGCCCAAACTATTTGACATCTAAGTGTATCCAGCAcatctcttcaaatttttctctgaaatcttctcttctctccttccgAATAAAGATTTTTGATTTATCCTAACCCTTAATGAGCGCACATGCCAAGCTGAAATTGAAAGTAACTTAAGTGGTAAACGAAGAAACCAAGTGCCTGTAACGCTGTAGACATTCAGAGTCGAGGAACCCGATTGGCGTCTGCGATAGCTCGGCTCTCGTGTCTTGCTCCCGGCTGTCTAG is a window from the Bemisia tabaci chromosome 5, PGI_BMITA_v3 genome containing:
- the LOC109034529 gene encoding serine/arginine-rich splicing factor 7 produces the protein MSRFRDTGNPDCKIYVGDLASSTSKQDLEDAFAYYGPIRNVWVARNPPGFAFIEFDDARDAEDAVRGADGRRSVNGRRVRVEMCNASRKGGFRGTPSRRTGRPFHPEDRCYECGKRGHYARDCRGRGGRARSYSRSRSRSRDRDRRNRSRSASKSRSRSRGKRSTSRTRARSVSRGKSVSRSRSPSRSRARDAKDRNGDL